Sequence from the Pontibacter pudoricolor genome:
CTCGGGTCAGCAGAATAATGTTGCCGGAGGCATCCAAAACCGCAATACTGACCTTTTTGTTTAAAGATGCGGCTGATTTTGTGGCACGGTTCGCGAGCTCGAAGGCTGCGTCCAGTGTTAAGTTGTAGCTTGGTTTTATGTAAGCGTCAACGGTGGCTTTGGGTATTCTCTCTTCAGGGTTTTGCTGCCCGAAACATGTTGTTGATGCAAGTAGAAGAAATAATAAAACAGATCTCATGGCTTATTTTTGATACAAAATTAACTGCGTTCTGCTCAATGAATCTTGCCCTATGTCAACGTTTTATAACTTCGATTTTATTCTGCTTAAAGTAGATGGGGAAATACCTAAATAAGAAGCGGCTATTTTATTCGACACCCTGACCAGAAGTTGCGGCTGGTTCTGAATTATCCATTTTACTTTCTGCAGCGCATCGAAACCCTGAAATCCATAGATTCTTTTTTGGGCAACTATAAACCCAAGCTCCAAAATCTCAGTGTATATTTTCGCGAACTGAGGCAGTGTAGTCATCAGTTTATAAAAGTCAGATCTTGAGATACAAAGCAATTCGGACTTTTCTATGGTTTGTAAAAATTCTTCGGCGGGTTGCTGATCTATAAAGCTCGGTAAAGCTGTTACAAAATTGCCTTCAAAAGCAAAATACCGGGTAATTTCAGTGCCTTCTTTTGTAGTTGTAAATAACCTGACGCAGCCTTTATTAACAAAATAGTAGTGCCTCGAAACCTGGTCATAGTTTAGGAGGATTTGGTTCCGCTTCGTTTTTATGACCCTAAAGTGAGCATAAACTTCATCAAGTTCCTGGCTGTTAAAATCAGCTTTGCTTTCTAAAAATCTCTTTAAAGTTGTGTACATGTTTTCTTGATTTTTTAAGAG
This genomic interval carries:
- a CDS encoding Crp/Fnr family transcriptional regulator — translated: MYTTLKRFLESKADFNSQELDEVYAHFRVIKTKRNQILLNYDQVSRHYYFVNKGCVRLFTTTKEGTEITRYFAFEGNFVTALPSFIDQQPAEEFLQTIEKSELLCISRSDFYKLMTTLPQFAKIYTEILELGFIVAQKRIYGFQGFDALQKVKWIIQNQPQLLVRVSNKIAASYLGISPSTLSRIKSKL